A region of Lagenorhynchus albirostris chromosome 20, mLagAlb1.1, whole genome shotgun sequence DNA encodes the following proteins:
- the PHOSPHO1 gene encoding phosphoethanolamine/phosphocholine phosphatase isoform X2 has protein sequence MSGCFPVAGLRCLSRDGGMAAQGAPRFLLTFDFDETIVDENSDDSIVRAAPGQRLPESLRATYREGFYNEYMQRVFQYLGEQGVRPRDLRAIYEAIPLSPGMGELLQFVAKQGACFEVILISDANTFGVESALRAAGHHGLFRRIFSNPSGPDARGLLALRPFHAHSCARCPANMCKHKVLSDYLRERAHDGVHFERLFYVGDGANDFCPMGVLAGGDVAFPRRGYPMHRLIQEAQKAEPSSFCARVVPWETATEVRLHLQQVLKTC, from the exons ATGAGCGGGTGTTTTCCAGTTGCTGGCCTCCGATGCCTATCTAGG GACGGCGGGATGGCTGCGCAGGGCGCACCGCGCTTCCTCCTGACCTTCGACTTCGACGAGACTATCGTGGATGAAAACAGCGATGACTCCATCGTGCGCGCCGCGCCGGGCCAGCGGCTGCctgagagcctgcgtgccacctACCGCGAGGGCTTCTACAACGAGTACATGCAGCGCGTCTTCCAGTACCTGGGCGAGCAGGGCGTGCGGCCCCGGGACCTGCGCGCCATCTACGAGGCCATCCCCCTGTCGCCCGGCATGGGCGAGCTGCTGCAGTTTGTGGCCAAGCAGGGCGCCTGCTTTGAGGTTATTCTTATCTCAGACGCCAACACCTTTGGCGTGGAGAGTGCGCTGCGCGCCGCCGGCCACCACGGCCTGTTCCGCCGCATCTTCAGCAACCCGTCGGGGCCCGACGCTCGGGGGCTGCTGGCGCTGCGGCCCTTCCACGCGCACAGCTGCGCTCGCTGCCCCGCCAACATGTGCAAGCACAAGGTGCTCAGCGACTACCTGCGCGAGCGGGCCCACGACGGCGTGCACTTCGAGCGCCTGTTCTACGTGGGCGACGGCGCCAACGACTTCTGCCCCATGGGGGTGCTGGCAGGAGGCGACGTGGCCTTCCCGCGCCGGGGCTACCCCATGCACCGCCTTATCCAGGAGGCGCAGAAGGCCGAGCCCAGCTCCTTCTGCGCCAGGGTGGTGCCCTGGGAAACCGCCACCGAAGTGCGCCTCCATCTGCAACAGGTGCTGAAGACGTGCTGA
- the PHOSPHO1 gene encoding phosphoethanolamine/phosphocholine phosphatase isoform X1 encodes MCQRLWPRPANQPLPGRLPPRPLSLAPSSLPCSQDGGMAAQGAPRFLLTFDFDETIVDENSDDSIVRAAPGQRLPESLRATYREGFYNEYMQRVFQYLGEQGVRPRDLRAIYEAIPLSPGMGELLQFVAKQGACFEVILISDANTFGVESALRAAGHHGLFRRIFSNPSGPDARGLLALRPFHAHSCARCPANMCKHKVLSDYLRERAHDGVHFERLFYVGDGANDFCPMGVLAGGDVAFPRRGYPMHRLIQEAQKAEPSSFCARVVPWETATEVRLHLQQVLKTC; translated from the coding sequence ATGTGCCAGCGCCTCTGGCCGAGGCCCGCTAACCAGCCTCTGCCTGGCCGGCTCCCGCCGCGCCCCCTCTCGCttgctccctcctctctcccctgctcccAGGACGGCGGGATGGCTGCGCAGGGCGCACCGCGCTTCCTCCTGACCTTCGACTTCGACGAGACTATCGTGGATGAAAACAGCGATGACTCCATCGTGCGCGCCGCGCCGGGCCAGCGGCTGCctgagagcctgcgtgccacctACCGCGAGGGCTTCTACAACGAGTACATGCAGCGCGTCTTCCAGTACCTGGGCGAGCAGGGCGTGCGGCCCCGGGACCTGCGCGCCATCTACGAGGCCATCCCCCTGTCGCCCGGCATGGGCGAGCTGCTGCAGTTTGTGGCCAAGCAGGGCGCCTGCTTTGAGGTTATTCTTATCTCAGACGCCAACACCTTTGGCGTGGAGAGTGCGCTGCGCGCCGCCGGCCACCACGGCCTGTTCCGCCGCATCTTCAGCAACCCGTCGGGGCCCGACGCTCGGGGGCTGCTGGCGCTGCGGCCCTTCCACGCGCACAGCTGCGCTCGCTGCCCCGCCAACATGTGCAAGCACAAGGTGCTCAGCGACTACCTGCGCGAGCGGGCCCACGACGGCGTGCACTTCGAGCGCCTGTTCTACGTGGGCGACGGCGCCAACGACTTCTGCCCCATGGGGGTGCTGGCAGGAGGCGACGTGGCCTTCCCGCGCCGGGGCTACCCCATGCACCGCCTTATCCAGGAGGCGCAGAAGGCCGAGCCCAGCTCCTTCTGCGCCAGGGTGGTGCCCTGGGAAACCGCCACCGAAGTGCGCCTCCATCTGCAACAGGTGCTGAAGACGTGCTGA
- the PHOSPHO1 gene encoding phosphoethanolamine/phosphocholine phosphatase isoform X3, which yields MAAQGAPRFLLTFDFDETIVDENSDDSIVRAAPGQRLPESLRATYREGFYNEYMQRVFQYLGEQGVRPRDLRAIYEAIPLSPGMGELLQFVAKQGACFEVILISDANTFGVESALRAAGHHGLFRRIFSNPSGPDARGLLALRPFHAHSCARCPANMCKHKVLSDYLRERAHDGVHFERLFYVGDGANDFCPMGVLAGGDVAFPRRGYPMHRLIQEAQKAEPSSFCARVVPWETATEVRLHLQQVLKTC from the coding sequence ATGGCTGCGCAGGGCGCACCGCGCTTCCTCCTGACCTTCGACTTCGACGAGACTATCGTGGATGAAAACAGCGATGACTCCATCGTGCGCGCCGCGCCGGGCCAGCGGCTGCctgagagcctgcgtgccacctACCGCGAGGGCTTCTACAACGAGTACATGCAGCGCGTCTTCCAGTACCTGGGCGAGCAGGGCGTGCGGCCCCGGGACCTGCGCGCCATCTACGAGGCCATCCCCCTGTCGCCCGGCATGGGCGAGCTGCTGCAGTTTGTGGCCAAGCAGGGCGCCTGCTTTGAGGTTATTCTTATCTCAGACGCCAACACCTTTGGCGTGGAGAGTGCGCTGCGCGCCGCCGGCCACCACGGCCTGTTCCGCCGCATCTTCAGCAACCCGTCGGGGCCCGACGCTCGGGGGCTGCTGGCGCTGCGGCCCTTCCACGCGCACAGCTGCGCTCGCTGCCCCGCCAACATGTGCAAGCACAAGGTGCTCAGCGACTACCTGCGCGAGCGGGCCCACGACGGCGTGCACTTCGAGCGCCTGTTCTACGTGGGCGACGGCGCCAACGACTTCTGCCCCATGGGGGTGCTGGCAGGAGGCGACGTGGCCTTCCCGCGCCGGGGCTACCCCATGCACCGCCTTATCCAGGAGGCGCAGAAGGCCGAGCCCAGCTCCTTCTGCGCCAGGGTGGTGCCCTGGGAAACCGCCACCGAAGTGCGCCTCCATCTGCAACAGGTGCTGAAGACGTGCTGA